In the Chlorobium limicola DSM 245 genome, one interval contains:
- the ileS gene encoding isoleucine--tRNA ligase, with translation MPQKFPEYSTGLSCNSVESEVLTYWNDHQIFRKTLDDRSSANVFSFYEGPPTVNGKPGVHHVFSRTIKDVVCRYKTMQGYLVPRKAGWDTHGLPVEIAVEKKLGLKNKSQVVEYGEGEFNTEARELVYHHIDDNREGWGKLTEQMGYWVDMDDPYITCTNNYIESVWWGLKTIFDKGLIYKDYKIVPQDPKSETVLSSHELALGYKEVSDPSIYVKFRIRNSQESFLVWTTTPWTLISNVALCTGADIDYVKVRHSVTGEVLILALSRLQVLTEKDENGESLWQVIATVKGRELEGIGYEPLFTYQQPVKRCWYVTTGAFVSTEDGTGIVHIAPAFGADDYELARQYDLPMLQPVARNGCFTAEIPDYDGMFFKDADPLIIRQLKDAGRLYRRETITHTYPFSWRYDVPVIYYARESWYIRTTSIAGRMVELNKTINWCPPEIGSGRFGNWLEENKDWALSRERFWGTPLPLWVAEDFAIGDDLSSGRMFAVGSVAELREGFIDIGNERHLLGDALDRGLVDLDLHKPFVDRIYFIREGRRFNRTPELVDVWFDSGSMPFAQLHYPFENRDVFEKTFPADFIAEGVDQTRGWFYTMHAIATLIFDTVAYKNLIVNGHILDREGQKMSKSKGNVVDPFETMQRYGADALRWYLLVSSPPWRPKSFNTAEIEEEQRRFFRAFINSYNFFVLYANVDGFTYAEPDIAVQERSELDRWVLSCLNTLVAGVTRRMEQYDLTGAVRLINDFTVDDLSNWYIRRSRKRFWKSEMGTDKLAAYQTLYTALMTIAELLAPFTPFIAEKIYQNLNGISRKASWESVHLATFPVAVGTLTDLPLERRMKKAQTVTSLVRTMREKASIKVRQPLKRILLAVSDEAMRREYELVADIIVDEVNVQKIEYIEDEGSVISKKVKPNFKTLGPRFGKDMKVLADAIRLMTHRQIARIEKEGKLSLEFDGRVFEIERQDVEIMHEDIEGWLVASDEARGIMVALDTEMNEELEMLGLARELVSRIQSLRKETGLDITDRIALKVAGTGKLLDAVKRNDAYIKDETLASSLVTVTYDASAGNGSEEMVNGEICCLSLEKFCS, from the coding sequence ATGCCGCAAAAATTTCCCGAATATTCCACAGGCCTCTCCTGCAACTCTGTTGAATCGGAGGTGCTGACGTACTGGAATGACCATCAGATTTTCAGAAAAACTCTCGATGATCGATCTTCCGCAAATGTTTTTTCGTTTTATGAAGGCCCTCCGACGGTTAACGGCAAGCCCGGTGTGCACCATGTATTCAGCCGTACCATAAAGGATGTCGTCTGCCGTTACAAGACCATGCAGGGATACCTGGTTCCCCGAAAAGCGGGATGGGATACGCATGGGCTTCCGGTTGAAATTGCCGTTGAGAAAAAACTCGGCCTGAAGAACAAGTCGCAGGTCGTGGAGTACGGAGAAGGGGAGTTCAACACCGAAGCGAGGGAGCTGGTCTATCACCATATCGACGACAACCGCGAAGGGTGGGGAAAGCTGACGGAGCAGATGGGGTACTGGGTTGATATGGATGATCCGTATATCACCTGTACCAACAATTATATCGAATCGGTCTGGTGGGGCCTGAAAACCATTTTCGACAAGGGACTGATCTACAAGGACTACAAGATCGTCCCGCAGGATCCCAAATCGGAGACGGTGCTGAGTTCTCATGAGCTCGCTCTCGGCTATAAAGAGGTGAGCGATCCGAGCATCTACGTGAAATTCCGCATCCGGAACTCCCAGGAGAGCTTTCTGGTCTGGACAACCACGCCGTGGACCCTTATTTCGAACGTTGCGCTCTGTACCGGCGCGGATATCGATTATGTCAAGGTCCGCCACAGTGTGACCGGCGAAGTGCTCATTCTTGCCCTATCGCGTCTTCAGGTGCTGACGGAAAAGGATGAAAACGGAGAGTCGCTCTGGCAGGTAATCGCAACCGTGAAGGGCAGGGAGCTGGAAGGAATCGGGTATGAACCTCTTTTTACCTATCAGCAGCCGGTAAAACGGTGCTGGTATGTTACAACAGGCGCATTTGTCTCTACCGAAGACGGTACAGGCATCGTGCATATCGCACCGGCATTCGGCGCTGACGACTATGAGCTTGCCCGGCAGTACGATCTGCCGATGTTGCAACCGGTTGCCCGGAACGGCTGTTTCACCGCCGAGATTCCCGATTATGACGGCATGTTTTTCAAGGATGCCGACCCGCTGATCATACGGCAGCTCAAAGATGCCGGCAGGCTTTATCGTCGCGAGACCATCACGCACACCTATCCCTTCTCCTGGCGCTACGATGTGCCGGTTATCTATTATGCAAGGGAGTCGTGGTATATCAGAACCACATCGATTGCCGGACGGATGGTGGAACTCAACAAAACCATCAACTGGTGTCCGCCGGAAATCGGCTCGGGCCGTTTCGGGAACTGGCTCGAGGAGAACAAGGACTGGGCTCTTTCGAGGGAGCGGTTCTGGGGTACTCCGCTGCCTTTGTGGGTGGCCGAGGATTTTGCCATCGGTGACGACCTCTCTTCGGGCAGGATGTTCGCCGTCGGTTCGGTTGCCGAGCTTCGCGAAGGCTTCATCGACATCGGCAATGAGCGCCACCTTCTTGGAGACGCACTCGATCGCGGCCTTGTGGATCTCGACCTGCACAAACCATTTGTGGACCGGATCTATTTTATCAGAGAGGGCAGGCGGTTCAACCGCACCCCCGAACTGGTGGATGTCTGGTTCGACAGCGGATCCATGCCTTTTGCGCAGCTGCACTACCCTTTCGAGAACAGGGATGTTTTCGAAAAAACCTTTCCGGCGGATTTCATTGCAGAAGGGGTCGATCAGACCAGAGGCTGGTTCTACACCATGCACGCCATCGCAACCCTGATTTTCGATACGGTCGCCTATAAAAATCTGATTGTGAACGGTCATATTCTTGATCGTGAAGGTCAGAAAATGTCGAAGTCGAAGGGCAATGTGGTCGATCCGTTCGAGACGATGCAGCGTTACGGCGCCGATGCTCTCCGGTGGTATCTGCTGGTTTCAAGTCCACCCTGGAGGCCGAAATCGTTCAATACGGCAGAGATCGAAGAGGAGCAGCGCAGGTTTTTCAGGGCATTCATCAACAGTTACAACTTTTTTGTTCTCTACGCCAATGTGGACGGCTTTACCTATGCCGAGCCGGATATTGCCGTTCAGGAGCGTTCGGAGCTGGATCGCTGGGTGCTTTCGTGCCTCAACACCCTTGTCGCCGGCGTTACCCGTCGTATGGAACAGTATGATCTTACCGGCGCCGTACGACTGATCAATGATTTTACCGTTGACGATCTGTCGAACTGGTATATCAGGCGTTCCCGCAAGCGGTTCTGGAAGAGCGAAATGGGTACCGACAAGCTTGCAGCCTATCAGACGCTCTATACCGCTCTTATGACAATCGCAGAGCTGCTGGCACCGTTCACTCCGTTTATCGCAGAAAAAATATATCAGAACCTTAACGGAATAAGCAGGAAGGCTTCGTGGGAGTCGGTGCATCTCGCGACTTTTCCTGTCGCTGTCGGAACGCTGACCGATCTTCCGCTTGAGCGCCGCATGAAAAAAGCCCAGACCGTGACCTCGCTGGTGCGAACCATGCGCGAAAAAGCTTCGATCAAGGTCCGTCAGCCGCTCAAACGCATTCTGCTGGCGGTTTCCGATGAAGCCATGCGCCGTGAGTATGAGCTGGTGGCCGATATTATTGTCGATGAAGTCAATGTTCAGAAGATCGAGTATATCGAAGATGAAGGATCGGTGATCAGCAAGAAGGTGAAGCCTAATTTCAAGACGCTCGGCCCCCGTTTCGGCAAGGATATGAAAGTTCTGGCCGACGCCATCAGGCTGATGACTCACCGGCAGATCGCCCGTATCGAAAAAGAGGGAAAACTTTCTCTTGAGTTCGACGGGCGGGTATTCGAAATCGAGCGGCAGGATGTCGAGATCATGCATGAGGATATCGAGGGGTGGCTGGTAGCATCCGACGAAGCCCGGGGGATTATGGTTGCGCTCGACACGGAAATGAACGAAGAGCTTGAAATGCTGGGGCTTGCGCGTGAGCTTGTCAGCAGGATTCAATCTCTTCGGAAGGAGACAGGCCTTGATATTACCGACAGGATCGCTCTCAAGGTTGCCGGTACCGGAAAACTTCTCGATGCAGTCAAAAGAAATGATGCGTATATTAAGGATGAAACGCTCGCATCCTCACTTGTGACGGTTACGTATGACGCTTCGGCGGGAAATGGCTCAGAGGAAATGGTAAATGGTGAAATATGCTGTTTATCACTTGAAAAATTCTGTAGTTAG
- the rfbD gene encoding dTDP-4-dehydrorhamnose reductase: MNGMKMNILVTGGNGQLGSSIRERIVSYPDWRFSFYDLPELDITSEEQVEDAVRRTECGAIINCAAYTAVDKAETDHDPAYRVNRDGAGVLAACAKACGALLVHISTDYVFDGSSCRPYTESDTPAPLGVYGRSKLEGEQLIREIAPSYLIIRTSWLYSLYGQNFLKTMLRLGAERDQLDVVFDQAGTPTCADDLADAILAILAKAEPGKQYAGLYHYSNEGVCSWYDFATAIMRLKQFPCRVRPIESSGYPTPAPRPAYSVLNKGAIKTDWGLDIPHWYDTLADCLTTRQVNQPSS, encoded by the coding sequence ATGAATGGCATGAAAATGAATATTCTTGTAACCGGAGGAAACGGTCAGCTTGGCAGCTCAATCAGGGAACGCATCGTGAGCTATCCTGACTGGCGGTTTTCATTTTACGATCTTCCCGAACTTGATATAACCAGCGAGGAGCAGGTTGAGGATGCGGTAAGGCGCACAGAATGCGGCGCGATCATCAACTGCGCAGCCTATACGGCGGTGGACAAAGCTGAAACCGATCATGATCCTGCATATCGAGTCAATCGTGACGGAGCAGGAGTTCTTGCCGCATGCGCGAAAGCCTGCGGAGCTTTGCTTGTACATATTTCGACCGATTATGTTTTCGACGGCAGTTCATGCCGGCCGTATACGGAGTCCGATACGCCCGCTCCGCTTGGCGTCTACGGGCGTTCGAAACTCGAAGGAGAACAGCTGATACGGGAGATTGCCCCGTCATACCTGATTATTCGTACGTCGTGGCTTTATTCCCTTTACGGACAGAATTTTCTGAAGACCATGCTGCGTCTCGGTGCGGAGCGGGATCAGCTCGACGTTGTGTTCGACCAGGCTGGAACACCGACCTGTGCGGACGATCTGGCTGACGCCATCCTTGCGATTCTTGCGAAGGCGGAGCCGGGAAAACAATATGCGGGACTGTATCACTACTCGAACGAAGGGGTCTGTTCCTGGTACGATTTCGCAACCGCCATCATGCGGCTGAAACAGTTTCCATGCAGGGTTCGCCCCATCGAAAGCAGCGGTTATCCGACCCCGGCCCCCCGGCCGGCGTACAGCGTACTCAACAAGGGTGCGATCAAAACCGACTGGGGACTCGATATCCCCCACTGGTACGACACTCTTGCCGACTGCCTGACAACCCGTCAAGTCAACCAGCCATCAAGCTAA
- the rfbB gene encoding dTDP-glucose 4,6-dehydratase: MHILVTGGAGFIGSHVVRHFLRAYPDYTVTNLDSLTYAGNLANLRDVEHQPNYRFVKGDITDALFLERLFEEFRFDGVIHLAAESHVDRSIASPVEFVTTNVLGTVNLLNAARRCWAGSFGGKRFYHISTDEVYGSLGSEGMFTEETAYDPHSPYSASKASSDHFVRAWHDTYGLPVVISNCSNNYGSYQFPEKLIPLFINNIRTKKPLPVYGKGENVRDWLWVVDHASAIDVIYHEGVDGETYNIGGHNEWKNIDLILLLCRIMDEKLGRKPGESAELITYVTDRAGHDLRYAIDSSKLQRELGWEPSIRFEEGLEKTVAWYLGNQEWLDQVTSGDYRDYYENMYASS, from the coding sequence ATGCATATACTCGTCACCGGCGGCGCCGGATTTATCGGATCTCATGTAGTCCGGCATTTTTTGAGAGCATATCCTGACTATACAGTCACCAATCTCGACAGTCTTACCTATGCGGGCAATCTTGCGAATCTCCGGGATGTAGAGCACCAGCCGAACTATCGTTTTGTTAAAGGCGATATTACCGATGCCCTTTTTCTGGAGAGGCTTTTCGAAGAGTTCCGGTTCGACGGGGTGATCCATCTTGCGGCGGAGTCGCATGTGGACCGTTCGATAGCCAGTCCTGTCGAATTCGTGACGACCAATGTGCTCGGAACGGTGAATCTGCTCAATGCCGCCCGCCGCTGCTGGGCAGGAAGTTTCGGGGGAAAGCGGTTCTATCACATTTCGACCGATGAGGTTTACGGTTCGCTTGGCAGCGAAGGGATGTTCACCGAAGAGACCGCTTATGATCCGCACAGTCCGTATTCGGCATCGAAAGCGTCGTCGGATCATTTTGTCAGGGCCTGGCACGATACCTACGGGCTGCCCGTCGTGATCAGCAATTGTTCGAACAACTACGGTTCGTACCAGTTTCCCGAGAAGCTGATTCCGCTTTTTATCAACAACATCCGGACGAAAAAGCCCCTGCCGGTTTACGGAAAGGGTGAAAATGTGCGCGACTGGCTCTGGGTGGTCGACCACGCTTCGGCTATCGACGTTATTTATCATGAAGGTGTTGATGGTGAAACATATAATATCGGCGGGCACAACGAGTGGAAGAACATCGATCTGATTCTTCTGTTGTGCAGGATCATGGATGAAAAACTGGGAAGGAAACCGGGCGAGTCGGCAGAGCTGATAACCTATGTGACCGATCGTGCAGGGCATGATCTGCGTTATGCGATCGATTCTTCGAAACTGCAGCGTGAGTTGGGATGGGAGCCCTCCATACGGTTTGAGGAGGGGCTGGAGAAAACCGTTGCATGGTATCTCGGTAACCAGGAGTGGCTCGATCAGGTAACTTCCGGAGATTATCGCGATTATTACGAAAACATGTATGCTTCTTCCTGA
- a CDS encoding TraR/DksA family transcriptional regulator, with protein sequence MAKKNSSMAAKENDAVDEPILTKTYLSDEELEHFRQLLLKRREEVLRDLEILRSSLSDENVEDSINSNYSMHMADHGTETMDREQRFMFIARDEKYIGYIDQALDRIRNKTYGICIKSGKPIPKKRLEAVPHTAVRIEFKQGKK encoded by the coding sequence ATGGCTAAAAAAAACAGCAGCATGGCGGCGAAGGAAAACGACGCAGTTGATGAGCCGATTTTGACCAAAACCTATTTGAGCGATGAGGAGCTTGAGCATTTCAGGCAGCTTCTGCTCAAAAGAAGGGAAGAGGTTCTTCGTGATCTGGAAATTCTGCGTTCTTCACTTTCTGATGAAAATGTCGAGGATTCCATAAACTCGAACTATTCCATGCACATGGCGGATCACGGCACCGAAACGATGGATCGGGAACAGCGATTCATGTTTATCGCTCGTGACGAAAAGTATATCGGGTATATCGATCAGGCTCTCGACAGAATACGTAACAAGACCTACGGTATCTGTATCAAATCCGGCAAGCCGATTCCGAAGAAACGACTTGAAGCTGTGCCTCATACCGCAGTGAGAATCGAGTTCAAGCAGGGAAAGAAGTGA
- the rfbC gene encoding dTDP-4-dehydrorhamnose 3,5-epimerase, producing MNIIESAIPDVLIIEPKVFGDERGYFLETYRQDVIESRIGKVGFVQDNESKSSYGVLRGLHYQKPPFTQSKLVRAVSGSVLDIAVDLRKGSPWFGKYVGVELSAERKNMLWIPKGFAHGFVVLSTEAVFAYKCDNYYAPDHDAGVLWNDRELAIDWQIPESDIRVSDKDAKQQLFAEVDCFIYDEFKRETLY from the coding sequence ATGAACATTATAGAAAGTGCCATTCCCGATGTCCTGATCATTGAACCGAAAGTTTTCGGCGACGAACGGGGTTATTTTCTTGAAACGTACCGGCAGGATGTAATAGAATCGCGTATCGGAAAGGTAGGGTTCGTGCAGGATAACGAGTCGAAATCGTCGTATGGCGTTTTGCGTGGACTGCATTACCAGAAGCCTCCATTTACCCAGTCAAAGCTGGTCAGGGCGGTTTCGGGAAGCGTGCTCGATATAGCTGTCGATCTGCGGAAAGGTTCGCCATGGTTCGGAAAGTATGTCGGTGTCGAGTTGAGTGCGGAGCGTAAGAATATGCTGTGGATTCCGAAAGGGTTCGCTCATGGTTTCGTGGTGCTTTCGACAGAGGCGGTATTCGCTTATAAATGTGATAACTATTATGCTCCCGATCATGATGCCGGAGTGCTCTGGAACGATCGCGAACTTGCAATTGACTGGCAGATTCCGGAATCGGACATCAGGGTGTCGGATAAAGATGCGAAACAGCAATTATTTGCAGAGGTCGATTGCTTTATCTATGACGAGTTCAAAAGGGAGACACTGTACTGA
- a CDS encoding mannose-1-phosphate guanylyltransferase/mannose-6-phosphate isomerase, with the protein MILPVILSGGSGTRLWPLSRALYPKQLLPLVSERTMLQETVLRLEALDDLGPVCCICNEQHRFLVAEQMHEVCKSIGGIILEPMGRNTAPAAAVAAIHALSRFENPLLLILPADHVICDRAAFAGAVAAGTDAALSGALVTFGIVPTGPETGYGYIRAQREGSGTASCYPVVEFVEKPDLAHAEQYIRSGAYFWNSGMFLFRAERYLEELDRTNPAMLASCREAYEKASSDLDFLRLDRDAFGACPGDSIDYAVMEKTSRAVVAPLDAGWNDVGAWSALWELQEHDNAANVVKGDVLLHDVRNSYIHAASRLVAVVGLEDQIVVETPDAVLVASRDRVQDVKIIVRQLTESGRGEAENHRKVYRPWGSYETVDVADRFQVKRIVVKPGAALSLQKHYHRAEHWIVVKGTALITVGEQEITLGEDQSTYIPLGTVHRLENPGKIPLELIEVQTGSYLGEDDIVRVEDRYGRSGEGDGSKLPGNGI; encoded by the coding sequence ATGATTTTGCCGGTAATTTTAAGCGGAGGTTCAGGCACCCGTCTCTGGCCGCTTTCACGCGCGCTCTATCCAAAACAGCTTTTGCCGCTGGTGAGCGAACGCACCATGCTTCAGGAAACCGTTCTGCGGCTCGAAGCTCTCGACGATCTCGGGCCTGTTTGCTGTATCTGCAATGAACAGCATCGTTTTCTTGTGGCTGAACAGATGCACGAAGTCTGTAAATCCATAGGGGGCATCATTCTCGAGCCAATGGGACGGAATACCGCTCCGGCTGCCGCAGTGGCAGCCATACACGCGCTTTCGCGTTTTGAAAACCCGCTTTTGCTGATTCTTCCCGCCGATCACGTTATTTGCGACCGGGCGGCTTTCGCCGGAGCGGTTGCGGCCGGCACTGACGCGGCGCTTTCGGGAGCACTCGTGACGTTCGGTATCGTGCCGACCGGTCCGGAGACAGGTTACGGGTACATCAGGGCGCAGAGAGAGGGTTCGGGAACAGCGTCCTGTTATCCCGTTGTCGAGTTTGTCGAGAAGCCGGATCTTGCACATGCAGAGCAGTATATCCGGTCCGGGGCGTATTTCTGGAACAGCGGCATGTTTCTGTTCAGGGCGGAACGGTACCTTGAAGAGCTCGATCGCACAAATCCGGCAATGCTTGCATCGTGCAGGGAGGCTTATGAGAAGGCCTCCTCCGATCTTGATTTTCTCAGGCTTGACCGTGATGCGTTCGGCGCCTGTCCCGGCGATTCCATCGACTATGCGGTGATGGAAAAAACTTCGCGTGCCGTTGTCGCTCCGCTCGATGCCGGCTGGAACGACGTAGGCGCATGGTCGGCTCTCTGGGAACTTCAGGAGCATGACAATGCCGCGAACGTGGTTAAGGGCGATGTGCTGCTTCACGATGTGCGGAACAGCTATATTCATGCTGCAAGCCGTCTTGTTGCCGTTGTTGGTCTTGAAGACCAGATTGTTGTAGAAACTCCCGATGCGGTGCTTGTGGCTTCCCGCGACAGGGTGCAGGATGTGAAGATTATTGTCAGGCAGTTGACCGAATCGGGAAGAGGCGAGGCGGAGAATCATCGAAAGGTATACCGTCCATGGGGTTCGTATGAGACGGTTGATGTGGCCGATCGTTTTCAGGTTAAGCGGATCGTCGTGAAACCTGGAGCGGCCCTTTCACTTCAGAAGCATTACCATCGGGCGGAACACTGGATCGTCGTGAAAGGTACCGCGCTTATAACAGTAGGAGAGCAGGAAATCACCCTTGGTGAGGATCAGTCCACCTACATTCCTCTCGGTACTGTCCATCGGCTTGAAAATCCGGGCAAAATTCCTCTTGAGCTGATTGAAGTACAGACCGGGAGCTATCTTGGGGAGGACGATATCGTCCGTGTTGAAGACCGGTATGGTCGAAGCGGCGAGGGAGACGGCTCGAAGCTGCCCGGTAACGGAATCTGA
- the purF gene encoding amidophosphoribosyltransferase, translated as MCGVFGIFNSKTPAEDTFYGLYSLQHRGQEAAGIVVADYNKAKKKTLFKQHKGMGLVSEVFRDEAIFETLGGYAAIGHNRYSTTGSSKSTSNIQPFSLTYRSGSLAIAHNGNLTNSRALRRELTELGVIFQASSDTEIIPHLAARSREKEPLHQIYDALRQVQGAYSMVILANNQMIAARDPFGFRPLALGKKIDPLTGELSYIVASETCAFDIIQAEYIRDIEPGEILLIDHLAVTNENPTSIYLPPSKRKARCIFEYVYFARPDSFIFKHSVDKVRRNLGKNLARESTIEQQPEKKEITVVSVPDSSNTAALGFVRESNKLNKPARFEHGLIRNHYVGRTFIQPGIHSRDIKVRSKYNIVRGVLTERPIILIDDSIVRGTTAKMLIKLIREADPEAIHLHISSPPITNPCFYGMDFPTKRQLLTHMFETTGNEEEEIEKIREYIGVDSLKYLSMQGLLNSVPTFENETCSYCTACFSGDYPIQVNEATTDKEEND; from the coding sequence ATGTGTGGAGTTTTCGGCATTTTCAACTCAAAAACTCCAGCAGAAGATACCTTTTACGGGTTATACTCTCTGCAGCACAGGGGACAGGAAGCCGCCGGAATTGTTGTTGCTGATTACAACAAGGCAAAAAAGAAAACCCTGTTCAAGCAGCACAAAGGCATGGGACTGGTTTCGGAGGTTTTCAGGGACGAAGCCATTTTTGAAACCCTCGGCGGCTATGCGGCAATAGGCCATAACCGCTACTCCACAACCGGCTCATCGAAATCCACAAGCAATATCCAGCCGTTCTCGCTCACCTACCGTTCCGGCAGTCTTGCAATAGCTCATAACGGCAACCTTACCAATTCTCGGGCGCTGCGCCGCGAGCTCACCGAACTCGGCGTCATATTCCAGGCTTCGTCCGATACGGAAATCATTCCTCATCTGGCGGCAAGAAGCCGCGAAAAAGAACCGCTGCACCAGATATACGATGCCCTGCGTCAGGTTCAGGGAGCTTATTCCATGGTGATACTGGCCAATAACCAGATGATCGCGGCAAGAGATCCTTTCGGATTCAGGCCGCTGGCTCTCGGTAAAAAAATCGATCCGCTTACCGGCGAACTCTCCTACATCGTAGCCAGCGAAACCTGCGCATTCGACATCATCCAGGCAGAATATATCCGCGATATCGAACCGGGAGAGATTCTTCTGATCGATCACCTCGCCGTTACCAACGAAAACCCGACATCGATCTACCTGCCGCCATCGAAACGCAAGGCCCGCTGCATCTTTGAATATGTATATTTCGCCCGCCCCGACAGTTTTATCTTCAAGCATTCGGTCGATAAAGTCCGGAGAAATCTTGGTAAAAACCTTGCGCGCGAATCAACCATAGAGCAGCAGCCGGAAAAGAAGGAGATAACGGTGGTAAGCGTTCCCGACTCGTCCAATACCGCCGCGCTCGGTTTTGTGAGGGAGAGCAATAAACTGAACAAGCCGGCAAGGTTCGAGCACGGGCTTATCAGAAACCACTATGTTGGCAGAACGTTCATTCAGCCGGGCATTCACAGCAGAGACATCAAGGTGCGATCTAAATACAATATCGTCAGAGGAGTGCTGACCGAGCGGCCGATTATCCTGATCGACGACTCCATTGTGCGCGGCACCACGGCGAAAATGCTGATCAAGCTGATTCGTGAAGCCGACCCTGAAGCCATACATCTGCATATCAGCTCGCCTCCCATCACCAACCCCTGTTTCTACGGCATGGATTTCCCCACCAAACGCCAGCTCCTCACCCATATGTTCGAAACAACCGGCAACGAAGAGGAGGAGATTGAAAAAATCCGTGAGTATATCGGCGTCGATTCCCTGAAGTATCTCTCCATGCAGGGTCTTCTCAACAGCGTGCCAACCTTCGAAAACGAAACCTGCAGTTACTGTACTGCCTGCTTCAGCGGAGATTACCCCATTCAGGTCAACGAGGCGACAACCGACAAAGAGGAAAACGACTGA
- a CDS encoding HEPN domain-containing protein — translation MEMQKDIAYRFLLAEGFLEEAEKDFSLKRWRACVSGSILCIENCGVAVLMLFGVSRTTHHPEMHLPRLLAEGTVSDEVAALIRELLPELEQHDSHEKMLAKYGREAAYISPWDVFSEQEAMNALNGASKSVAVSLKLRSLLEVAPEG, via the coding sequence ATGGAAATGCAAAAGGATATTGCTTACAGGTTTTTGCTTGCCGAGGGTTTTCTCGAAGAGGCCGAAAAGGATTTCAGCCTGAAGCGCTGGCGCGCATGTGTTTCCGGTTCGATATTGTGTATTGAAAACTGCGGCGTAGCCGTGCTTATGCTGTTTGGGGTTTCCCGCACGACCCATCATCCGGAAATGCATCTGCCCCGGCTGCTTGCCGAGGGTACGGTTTCAGATGAGGTTGCCGCTCTCATCAGGGAGCTTTTGCCGGAACTGGAACAGCATGACTCACATGAAAAAATGCTTGCCAAGTACGGTCGGGAGGCGGCATATATCTCTCCCTGGGATGTTTTTTCGGAACAGGAAGCGATGAACGCCTTGAACGGAGCATCAAAAAGTGTAGCCGTAAGCCTGAAACTCAGGAGTTTGCTTGAAGTAGCTCCTGAAGGATGA
- the galE gene encoding UDP-glucose 4-epimerase GalE: protein MRILVIGGAGYIGSHVVKAFLESGYQVTVFDNLSTGTRENLFDDASFVHGDIMRPEQLAGVMSAGFDGCVHLAALKAAGQSMLYPEQYAQANLVGTINILNAAVAVSLNALIFSSSAAVFGNPVYLPIDEEHPKEPENFYGFTKLEIERLLAWYDRLKGLRYAAIRYFNAAGYDVNGRIRGLESNPENLLPVVMEVAAGVREQLSIFGNDYPTRDGSCIRDYVHVSDLADAHVRAFEYIVSHKKSLAVNLGSESGISVLEMVERSRLITGMPIPAVVTGRRAGDPSELVASSGKARELLHWEPRYSDIDTLIASTWEVYRNRYPQGISRI, encoded by the coding sequence ATGCGTATTCTTGTTATCGGAGGTGCGGGCTATATAGGCAGTCATGTTGTCAAGGCTTTTCTTGAAAGCGGTTATCAGGTAACGGTTTTCGATAATCTTTCAACCGGAACACGAGAGAACCTGTTTGATGATGCGTCGTTCGTTCATGGAGATATCATGCGACCCGAACAGCTTGCCGGAGTTATGTCGGCGGGGTTTGACGGATGCGTGCATCTTGCAGCCCTGAAAGCAGCAGGTCAGTCGATGCTCTATCCTGAACAGTATGCCCAGGCAAATCTGGTCGGCACAATAAATATTCTCAATGCTGCCGTGGCCGTTTCTCTCAATGCGCTGATTTTTTCGTCTTCCGCGGCGGTTTTCGGGAACCCCGTCTATCTTCCCATCGATGAAGAGCATCCGAAAGAGCCCGAGAATTTTTATGGTTTTACGAAACTTGAGATCGAGCGTCTTCTGGCCTGGTATGATCGGCTCAAAGGTCTCAGATATGCTGCGATCCGCTATTTCAACGCAGCAGGATATGATGTGAACGGACGCATCAGGGGCCTTGAGAGCAATCCTGAAAATCTGCTGCCGGTTGTGATGGAGGTTGCTGCCGGAGTTCGGGAGCAGCTATCCATTTTCGGTAACGATTATCCTACTCGTGACGGTTCCTGCATCAGGGATTATGTTCATGTCAGCGATCTTGCCGATGCGCATGTCCGGGCATTCGAGTATATCGTCAGTCATAAAAAAAGTCTTGCGGTCAATCTCGGCAGTGAGTCAGGCATCAGCGTGCTCGAGATGGTCGAACGATCCCGCCTGATTACAGGAATGCCTATTCCTGCAGTCGTTACCGGCAGGCGTGCAGGGGATCCTTCGGAACTGGTGGCTTCTTCCGGAAAAGCGCGGGAGCTATTGCACTGGGAGCCCAGGTACAGCGATATCGATACGTTGATCGCTTCGACCTGGGAGGTTTACCGGAACAGGTATCCTCAGGGTATTTCCCGGATCTGA